From Synechococcus sp. A10-1-5-1, a single genomic window includes:
- a CDS encoding heme oxygenase (biliverdin-producing) produces MSVALAAQLREGTKKSHTMAENTGFVSCFLKGVVDKASYRKLVADLYFVYGAMEDEFARLKDNPVLAPIAFEQLNRREALEKDLAYYFGSDWKQTIQPSPSASVYVERIHQVAKESPELLVGHHYTRYLGDLSGGQILKNIAQKAMNLGGDDGLHFYEFDAISDEKAFKGTYRSAMDTLPIDQPMADRIVEEANEAFHLNMNMFKELEGNLVAAIGKVLFGFLTRRQRTGSTETVAA; encoded by the coding sequence ATGTCTGTCGCTCTTGCTGCCCAGTTGCGTGAAGGGACCAAGAAGTCCCACACCATGGCCGAGAACACTGGCTTTGTGAGCTGCTTTCTCAAGGGCGTCGTGGATAAGGCGAGCTACCGCAAGCTGGTGGCCGACCTCTATTTCGTCTACGGGGCAATGGAGGACGAGTTCGCCCGGTTGAAAGACAACCCGGTCCTCGCCCCAATCGCCTTCGAACAGCTGAACCGTCGTGAGGCCCTTGAGAAGGACCTGGCCTATTACTTCGGCTCGGACTGGAAGCAGACCATTCAGCCGTCACCTTCCGCCAGCGTCTACGTCGAGCGCATCCATCAGGTGGCCAAGGAGTCGCCCGAGTTGCTTGTGGGTCACCACTACACCCGCTATCTCGGCGATCTCTCCGGTGGTCAGATCCTGAAGAACATCGCCCAGAAGGCCATGAACCTTGGTGGAGACGACGGTCTCCACTTTTATGAGTTCGATGCCATCTCAGACGAAAAGGCCTTTAAGGGCACCTATCGCTCGGCGATGGACACCCTTCCGATCGATCAGCCCATGGCCGACCGGATTGTGGAAGAAGCCAACGAAGCCTTCCACCTGAACATGAACATGTTCAAGGAGTTGGAGGGCAACCTCGTCGCCGCGATTGGCAAAGTGCTCTTCGGCTTCCTGACCCGCCGCCAGCGCACCGGCAGCACGGAGACTGTGGCTGCCTAG
- a CDS encoding NADP-dependent isocitrate dehydrogenase — protein MATFEKLTAPTQGTAIRFENGQPIVPNDPIIPFIRGDGTGVDIWPATQKVLDAAIAKAYGGERRIEWFKVYAGDEACDLYGTYQYLPEDTLEAVRRYGVAIKGPLTTPVGGGIRSLNVALRQIFDLYSCVRPCRYYEGTPSPHKRPQDLDVIVYRENTEDIYMGVEWEANDPVGQELRKHLNEVVIPANGKLGKRQIPEGSGIGIKPVSKDGSQRHIRKAIQHALRMEGKKRHVTLVHKGNIMKFTEGAFRDWGYELATTEFRADCVTERESWILDNADRNPGLSVEANAKMIDPGYDSLTPEKKEAICAEVQGVIDTIGATHGGGKWKQMVMVDDRIADSIFQQIQTRPADYSILATLNLNGDYISDAAAAVVGGLGMAPGANIGDTAAIFEATHGTAPKHAGLDRINPGSVILSGVMMLEYMGWQEAADLVTKGISAAIANQEVTYDLARLMEPPVEPVSCSGFADAVINHFGA, from the coding sequence ATGGCGACCTTCGAGAAGCTCACCGCCCCCACGCAAGGAACGGCCATTCGCTTCGAGAACGGTCAGCCCATCGTTCCCAACGACCCCATCATTCCCTTCATTCGTGGTGATGGCACCGGCGTTGACATCTGGCCGGCCACCCAGAAGGTGCTGGATGCGGCAATCGCCAAGGCCTACGGCGGCGAGCGCCGGATCGAATGGTTCAAGGTCTATGCCGGCGATGAGGCCTGCGACCTCTACGGCACCTATCAGTACCTGCCCGAAGACACCCTCGAAGCGGTGCGTCGGTACGGCGTCGCCATCAAGGGTCCTCTGACCACCCCAGTTGGAGGAGGCATCCGGTCGCTGAACGTGGCCCTGCGGCAGATCTTTGACCTCTATTCCTGCGTGCGTCCTTGCCGCTACTACGAAGGGACACCCAGCCCGCACAAACGGCCCCAAGACCTCGATGTGATCGTCTACCGCGAGAACACTGAAGACATCTATATGGGTGTCGAGTGGGAAGCGAACGATCCGGTCGGCCAGGAGCTGCGCAAACACCTCAATGAGGTAGTGATTCCGGCTAACGGGAAGCTCGGTAAGCGGCAGATTCCTGAGGGTTCAGGGATCGGCATCAAGCCCGTCAGCAAGGACGGCAGCCAGCGCCATATCCGTAAGGCGATCCAGCACGCCCTACGGATGGAAGGCAAAAAGCGCCACGTGACCCTGGTGCACAAGGGCAACATCATGAAATTCACGGAGGGCGCCTTCCGCGATTGGGGTTATGAGCTGGCAACGACGGAATTCCGTGCTGACTGCGTCACAGAGCGTGAGAGCTGGATCCTGGACAACGCCGATCGGAACCCTGGGCTGAGTGTTGAGGCCAACGCCAAGATGATCGACCCGGGCTACGACAGCCTGACCCCCGAGAAAAAAGAAGCGATCTGCGCTGAGGTGCAGGGGGTGATCGATACCATCGGAGCCACCCATGGCGGCGGCAAATGGAAGCAGATGGTGATGGTCGATGACCGCATCGCCGACAGCATCTTCCAGCAGATCCAAACCCGCCCTGCGGACTACTCGATCCTGGCCACCTTGAACCTCAACGGTGACTACATCTCAGACGCCGCTGCAGCGGTGGTCGGCGGATTGGGCATGGCCCCTGGCGCCAACATTGGCGACACCGCTGCCATTTTTGAGGCAACCCACGGCACAGCCCCCAAACATGCCGGCCTCGATCGCATCAACCCGGGCTCGGTGATCTTGAGCGGCGTAATGATGCTCGAGTACATGGGCTGGCAGGAAGCCGCTGATTTGGTCACCAAAGGAATCAGTGCTGCGATTGCCAATCAGGAGGTCACCTATGACCTGGCCCGCTTAATGGAGCCCCCTGTTGAACCGGTCAGCTGCAGTGGGTTTGCCGACGCTGTGATTAACCATTTCGGAGCCTGA
- a CDS encoding DUF5989 family protein has product MEAFLDLLKDVWDFLKVRKKYWLAPLIITIVLMGSLLVFTQGSVVAPFIYSIF; this is encoded by the coding sequence ATGGAAGCTTTTTTGGATCTTCTTAAAGATGTCTGGGACTTCCTCAAGGTCCGTAAGAAGTATTGGCTGGCTCCTCTCATCATCACGATTGTCTTGATGGGTTCGCTTCTTGTGTTCACCCAGGGATCCGTTGTTGCGCCGTTTATCTATTCGATCTTCTAA
- a CDS encoding SxtJ family membrane protein, translating to MSQSSHPSKKQLRDFGILLGIVFPVVFGLLIPALKGHHQPLWPFLIGVPSLTLALFAPRALQWPYQGWMKLGHILGWVNSHLILGAVFLIVLQPIAYVMRLTGYDPLKRKRARLQSYREQTKHKSVDLTRIF from the coding sequence ATGTCGCAGTCATCACATCCCTCCAAGAAGCAGCTCCGTGACTTCGGAATCCTGCTGGGAATCGTCTTTCCTGTAGTTTTTGGTTTGTTGATTCCGGCTCTCAAAGGCCATCACCAACCTCTTTGGCCATTTCTCATAGGAGTGCCAAGTCTGACGTTGGCTTTGTTCGCTCCCCGAGCACTTCAATGGCCTTACCAGGGCTGGATGAAGCTTGGCCACATCTTGGGTTGGGTTAATAGTCACTTGATTCTTGGAGCTGTCTTCCTAATTGTTCTTCAGCCCATCGCCTACGTCATGCGTTTGACCGGCTACGATCCTTTGAAGCGCAAGCGCGCAAGGCTTCAGTCCTATCGCGAACAGACTAAACACAAGTCTGTTGATTTAACCCGCATTTTCTGA
- a CDS encoding carbamoyltransferase, whose protein sequence is MNILGISAYYHDSAAALLVDGEVVAAAQEERFTRKKHDSAFPASAARYCLESQGLKLSDIEAVVYYEKPLLTFERLLETYLGAAPRGGRSFVAAMQVWLKEKLFLKTELKKQVAALGEPDAKQPELLFSEHHLSHAGAAFYPSPFEKAAVLCMDGVGEWATTSAWLGDGSELSPLWEINFPHSLGLLYSAFTYYCGFKVNSGEYKLMGLAPYGEPRFVDQIKSHLIDIKPDGTFRLDLSYFKFHRGFRMTGRKFHKLFGRPPRKGETELSQFHMDLAASIQVVTEEVVLKLAQTLRQETGATALCLSGGVALNCVANGKLLQAGIFDQIWIQPASGDAGSALGAALVAWHQHFKSSRRPVAGDAMKGTYLGPTFSNSEIRDYLTSIKAPFHALEDPLLFDRLAELLDQGKVVGWFNGRMEFGPRALGARSIIGDPRNQQMQSVMNLKIKYRESFRPFAPSVLEQEVSNQFELNAKSPYMLLVAPVKKELCQPMTAKQDKLFGIEKLNIPRSSLPAITHVDYSARVQTVSDRTNPRYFNLIKAFQRRTGCPTIVNTSFNVRGEPIVCTPQDAYRCFMRTEMDVLVLQNQLLFKDEQPQDEADESWKQEFELD, encoded by the coding sequence ATGAATATCCTTGGGATTTCTGCCTACTATCACGACAGTGCCGCAGCTCTGCTGGTTGATGGTGAAGTTGTTGCAGCAGCGCAAGAAGAGCGCTTCACCAGAAAGAAGCACGATTCTGCCTTTCCTGCGTCAGCAGCTCGTTATTGCCTTGAGTCTCAGGGTCTGAAGCTGAGCGATATTGAGGCAGTGGTCTACTACGAAAAGCCACTGCTGACGTTTGAACGTCTGCTTGAGACCTATCTGGGTGCTGCTCCCCGAGGCGGGCGCTCGTTTGTGGCAGCGATGCAGGTCTGGTTGAAAGAAAAACTCTTTCTCAAGACTGAGCTAAAAAAACAAGTGGCGGCCCTCGGTGAGCCTGATGCCAAGCAGCCTGAGCTGCTCTTCAGTGAGCACCACCTTTCCCATGCTGGAGCAGCTTTTTATCCCAGCCCGTTTGAGAAGGCGGCAGTCCTCTGCATGGATGGTGTCGGTGAATGGGCAACCACCTCTGCATGGCTGGGTGATGGCTCCGAACTCAGTCCTCTCTGGGAGATCAACTTTCCCCACTCGCTGGGGCTGCTCTACTCGGCATTCACCTACTACTGCGGTTTCAAGGTCAATTCAGGCGAGTACAAGCTGATGGGCTTGGCTCCCTACGGTGAGCCTCGTTTTGTCGATCAAATCAAGTCCCATTTGATTGATATCAAGCCAGATGGAACATTCCGCCTGGATCTGAGTTACTTCAAGTTTCATCGCGGCTTCCGTATGACGGGCCGAAAGTTCCACAAGTTGTTTGGCAGGCCCCCGCGCAAAGGAGAAACAGAGCTCAGTCAATTCCATATGGATTTGGCTGCTTCCATTCAGGTAGTCACCGAAGAGGTTGTTCTTAAGTTGGCTCAGACCCTCCGGCAGGAAACGGGCGCGACGGCCCTTTGCTTGTCAGGGGGTGTCGCACTCAATTGCGTGGCGAATGGAAAATTGCTCCAAGCGGGCATCTTTGATCAGATCTGGATTCAGCCAGCCAGTGGCGATGCGGGTTCAGCCCTTGGTGCTGCATTGGTGGCTTGGCATCAGCACTTCAAATCCAGCCGCCGACCCGTGGCCGGCGATGCAATGAAGGGCACCTATCTCGGTCCCACCTTTTCGAACTCCGAAATCCGCGATTACCTCACCAGCATTAAGGCTCCGTTCCACGCCCTGGAGGACCCGCTTCTTTTTGATCGTTTGGCTGAGCTTTTGGATCAAGGAAAAGTGGTGGGCTGGTTCAACGGAAGGATGGAATTTGGACCGCGCGCTCTAGGTGCACGTTCAATCATCGGCGATCCGCGCAATCAGCAGATGCAGAGCGTGATGAACTTGAAAATTAAGTACCGTGAAAGCTTCCGCCCTTTTGCTCCATCTGTCCTTGAACAGGAAGTCTCGAATCAGTTTGAGCTCAATGCCAAAAGCCCTTACATGCTTCTTGTAGCGCCGGTCAAGAAAGAGCTTTGCCAGCCCATGACAGCCAAGCAGGACAAGCTTTTTGGAATCGAAAAGCTCAATATTCCCCGCTCATCCCTTCCAGCCATTACCCATGTGGATTACTCAGCCCGCGTTCAGACCGTTTCTGATCGAACCAATCCCCGCTATTTCAATTTGATCAAGGCGTTTCAGCGAAGAACAGGTTGTCCGACCATTGTGAATACATCGTTCAACGTTCGTGGTGAGCCGATTGTTTGCACGCCTCAGGACGCCTATCGCTGTTTTATGCGGACGGAGATGGATGTGCTGGTGCTTCAGAACCAGCTGTTGTTCAAGGATGAGCAGCCTCAAGATGAGGCTGATGAAAGTTGGAAGCAGGAGTTTGAACTCGATTAA
- a CDS encoding (Fe-S)-binding protein — MGSAATDPCVHCGFCLPTCASYRVFGTEMDSPRGRIHALKAIDNGELALDQQVAAHFDTCLGCLACVSACPSGVRYDELIEETRPKLNAPELRSPWQRSFRKLLFSLLPYPNRLRPLLLLLRSYSGSSLQGWIRRNRLLRVLGPEIEAMDRLLPELPKTSEAAPFPTVVAAQGAKRGRVALVLGCVQRVFDPDVNQATVAVLSANGFEVVIPEEQGCCGAATHHQGELEQTKTLARDLIQSFKTSEPVDAVLIAASGCGHTLKQYGQILAGEAQASFEAPVKDVHEFLSEVGLAPSFTEQLTPLTHADGSPASAERPLAVAFHDACHMIHGQGIKAEPRQLLKAIPHLTLKEALDAGVCCGSAGIYNLVQPEAAAELGRMKVTDLAQTGAGLAASSNIGCTLQLRQHAPATLEVLHPMQLLSRSFRASP; from the coding sequence ATGGGCTCAGCCGCTACCGATCCCTGCGTGCACTGTGGTTTCTGTTTACCCACCTGCGCGAGTTACCGCGTCTTCGGTACGGAGATGGACTCCCCACGGGGACGCATCCATGCCCTCAAAGCGATTGACAATGGAGAGCTCGCGCTCGATCAACAGGTCGCAGCTCATTTCGACACCTGCCTGGGCTGCCTCGCCTGCGTCAGCGCCTGTCCATCGGGTGTTCGCTACGACGAACTGATCGAAGAAACCCGGCCCAAGCTGAACGCTCCGGAACTCAGAAGTCCCTGGCAGCGGAGTTTCCGCAAGCTGTTGTTCTCCCTGCTGCCGTACCCCAACCGGCTGCGACCACTGCTCTTGCTGCTGCGGAGCTACAGCGGCTCGAGTCTTCAAGGCTGGATCAGGCGCAACCGCCTGCTGCGCGTGCTGGGGCCAGAAATCGAAGCGATGGACCGGTTGCTGCCCGAGCTGCCCAAGACCTCAGAAGCGGCGCCATTCCCCACTGTCGTGGCCGCCCAAGGAGCCAAACGCGGACGGGTGGCCTTGGTGCTTGGCTGCGTTCAACGGGTGTTTGACCCTGATGTGAACCAAGCCACCGTTGCTGTTCTCAGCGCCAATGGCTTTGAAGTGGTCATCCCTGAGGAACAGGGCTGCTGTGGAGCCGCCACCCATCACCAAGGAGAACTCGAGCAGACCAAAACGTTGGCGCGCGATCTGATTCAGTCGTTCAAGACCAGCGAACCCGTGGACGCCGTCCTGATCGCCGCCTCAGGCTGCGGACACACCCTGAAGCAGTACGGCCAAATCCTCGCTGGAGAAGCCCAGGCCTCCTTTGAAGCACCCGTCAAAGACGTCCACGAATTCCTCAGCGAAGTGGGCCTGGCGCCCTCCTTTACAGAGCAACTCACACCTCTGACCCATGCGGATGGATCCCCCGCCAGTGCGGAGAGACCGTTGGCGGTGGCCTTCCACGATGCCTGCCACATGATTCACGGGCAAGGGATCAAGGCCGAACCCAGACAGCTCCTGAAGGCCATCCCCCATCTCACTCTCAAAGAAGCGTTGGATGCAGGGGTCTGCTGCGGCAGTGCCGGCATCTACAACCTGGTGCAACCCGAGGCAGCCGCAGAATTGGGTCGGATGAAAGTCACGGATTTGGCGCAAACCGGCGCAGGCCTGGCCGCCAGCTCGAACATCGGCTGCACCCTTCAACTGCGTCAGCACGCCCCAGCAACGCTCGAAGTCCTGCACCCAATGCAGCTGCTCAGCCGCAGTTTTCGGGCAAGCCCTTGA
- a CDS encoding glycosyltransferase family 4 protein, translating into MAVTKRRLAALVTHPIQYFKPIFQGLAADPEVELLVVYGCDHGLEASADPDFGVTFAWDSNPIEGFPSSFASRAPLQALSSISGAWPIARQAAAQIQAFQPDAVLVFSYSPRFIQFTTLLLAQARQTLWLRAETTDHALERSGMKRLVRDRVLKRWYGLFRHVFPIGTRSQQHYVRLGIPLEKQSLARYAVDVDFFAAQVAQWKPQRQQLRRELQIQPEDHVLLYVGKISPVKNPLLLPQALAHLKADPRLHSIVVVVVGDGELRAALETELEAVIPGRWHGLGFQNQQKLGRFYALADTLVLPSIQGETWGLVVNEAQQFGLNVVCSDKVGSSVDLVEPSERGRVHRSGDAADFAQAIAELCTSSAVARPSVEHLPHPQQLVGQVLKQLKGLPENCG; encoded by the coding sequence ATGGCGGTAACGAAGCGTCGACTGGCGGCGCTGGTCACCCATCCCATCCAGTACTTCAAACCGATCTTTCAAGGTTTGGCTGCTGACCCTGAGGTGGAGTTGCTGGTGGTTTACGGCTGCGACCACGGCTTAGAGGCCAGCGCAGATCCTGATTTCGGGGTGACTTTTGCCTGGGATAGCAATCCAATCGAAGGCTTTCCCTCGAGCTTTGCCAGCAGGGCGCCCTTGCAGGCCCTGAGCTCCATCAGCGGTGCCTGGCCCATTGCCCGCCAAGCAGCAGCGCAGATCCAGGCGTTTCAGCCCGATGCAGTGTTGGTCTTTAGCTACTCCCCGCGGTTCATTCAGTTCACCACCCTTCTGTTGGCCCAGGCCAGACAGACGCTTTGGCTGCGGGCTGAAACGACCGACCATGCCCTTGAGCGCTCGGGGATGAAGCGCTTGGTGCGTGATCGGGTCTTGAAGCGTTGGTATGGACTCTTTCGCCACGTCTTCCCGATCGGCACCCGCTCGCAGCAGCACTACGTGCGCTTAGGCATTCCCCTCGAAAAGCAGAGCCTGGCTCGCTATGCGGTCGATGTGGATTTCTTTGCGGCGCAGGTGGCCCAATGGAAGCCGCAGCGTCAGCAACTTCGCCGCGAGCTGCAGATTCAGCCCGAGGACCATGTGTTGCTGTACGTCGGCAAGATCAGCCCAGTCAAAAATCCTTTGCTGCTGCCCCAGGCCCTGGCGCACTTAAAAGCAGACCCTCGATTGCATTCGATCGTGGTTGTCGTGGTTGGAGACGGCGAGCTGAGAGCAGCCCTGGAGACTGAACTGGAGGCTGTGATCCCTGGTCGCTGGCACGGGCTGGGTTTTCAAAATCAGCAGAAACTCGGTCGCTTTTATGCGCTAGCGGACACCTTGGTGCTGCCCTCGATCCAAGGGGAGACCTGGGGATTGGTGGTCAATGAGGCTCAGCAATTTGGGCTGAATGTGGTTTGCAGCGACAAGGTGGGCTCCTCTGTTGATCTGGTGGAACCCTCCGAACGCGGCCGGGTCCATCGCAGCGGTGATGCCGCCGATTTCGCCCAGGCCATTGCTGAGCTCTGCACCTCTTCGGCTGTTGCGCGTCCGAGCGTGGAGCATTTGCCCCATCCTCAGCAGTTGGTGGGGCAGGTACTGAAACAGCTCAAGGGCTTGCCCGAAAACTGCGGCTGA